Proteins encoded by one window of Antechinus flavipes isolate AdamAnt ecotype Samford, QLD, Australia chromosome 4, AdamAnt_v2, whole genome shotgun sequence:
- the FUCA2 gene encoding plasma alpha-L-fucosidase: MGKLESSARPWAASSAGRTLLLFLLLPLLLPGCSAEPKRYEPTWESLDARELPAWFDEAKFGIFIHWGVYTVPSFGSEWFWWYWRGLKLPKFVDFMNANYPPGFTYEEFASEFKATFFNASEWADILVSSGAKYIVLTTKHHEGFNLWKSNYSWNWNSVDRGPRRDIVKEMEVAIRSKTKLHFGLYYSLFEWFNPLFLEDQANFFQTRYYPPSKCLPDLYDLVNTYKPEILWADGDGDAPDTYWNSTGFLAWLYNDSPVRDTVVTNDRWGLNNICKHGGFYTCSDRYNPGHLLPHKWENCLTIDKQSWSYRRNAPLSDYLTIEEIVEQLLQTVSCGGNFLMNISPTKDGIISPIYEERLRQIGSWMQVNGESIYGSKPWRAQNDTITPRVWYTSKPKENLVYAMFLQWPSSRILVLGQPTATFGATEVKLLGYEHPLKWTSLPNHGIVVELPQLTLDELPCKWAWSLEMKNVN; encoded by the exons ATGGGAAAGCTGGAGAGCTCTGCCCGACCGTGGGCAGCGTCGTCGGCCGGCCGGACTCTGCTACTGTTCCTGTTGCTTCCGCTCCTCCTGCCCGGATGCTCCGCTGAACCCAAGCGCTACGAACCCACCTGGGAGTCTCTGGACGCCCGCGAGCTCCCCGCTTGGTTCGATGAGGCGAAGTTCGGCATCTTCATTCATTGGGGAGTATATACTGTACCCAGCTTCGGAAGCGAGTGGTTCTG gTGGTATTGGAGAGGGTTAAAATTACCAAAGTTTGTAGACTTTATGAATGCTAACTATCCTCCTGGATTCACATATGAAGAATTTGCATCAGAATTTAAAGCAACATTTTTTAATGCCAGTGAGTGGGCAGATATTTTGGTGTCCTCTGGTGCCAAGTACATTGTCTTAACTACCAAACATCATGAAG GTTTCAACCTTTGGAAATCTAATTATTCATGGAATTGGAATTCTGTTGATAGAGGGCCAAGAAGGGACATTgtaaaagaaatggaagtagCCATTAGAAGTAAGACCAAGTTGCACTTTGGCCTGTACTACTCCCTATTTGAATGGTTCAACCCCCTTTTCCTTGAGGATCAAGCTAATTTCTTCCAGACAAGATATTACCCACCCTCTAAGTGCCTGCCTGATCTCTATGACTTAGTGAACACATACAAACCTGAGATTCTCTGGGCAGATGGTGATGGAGATGCACCAGATACCTACTGGAATAGCACTGGCTTCTTGGCTTGGTTATATAATGACAG ccCAGTTCGGGATACTGTTGTAACCAATGATCGCTGGGGCCTCAATAACATCTGCAAGCATGGTGGCTTCTATACCTGCTCTGACCGTTATAACCCAGGACACCTCTTGCCTCACAAGTGGGAAAATTGTTTGACAATAGATAAGCAATCTTGGAGTTACAGAAGGAATGCTCCACTATCTGATTATCTCACAATTGAAGAAATAGTGGAG CAACTTCTGCAAACAGTTTCATGTGGAGGAAACTTTTTGATGAATATTAGTCCCACAAAAGACGGCATTATTTCTCCAATATATGAAGAACGTTTGAGGCAAATAGGAAGCTGGATGCAAGTCAATGGGGAATCCATTTATGGAAGCAAACCTTGGCGAGCACAGAATGACACTATCACACCTAGAGTCTG gtatacatcAAAACCTAAAGAAAATCTCGTCTATGCTATGTTCCTTCAGTGGCCATCATCAAGGATACTGGTACTTGGCCAGCCCACAGCAACTTTTGGGGCAACAGAA GTAAAATTACTGGGTTATGAACATCCACTTAAATGGACTTCTTTGCCAAATCATGGAATAGTGGTGGAACTTCCACAGCTAACTCTTGATGAACTGCCGTGTAAATGGGCCTGgtctttagaaatgaaaaatgtaaacTGA